The following proteins are encoded in a genomic region of Populus nigra chromosome 16, ddPopNigr1.1, whole genome shotgun sequence:
- the LOC133675330 gene encoding uncharacterized protein LOC133675330 encodes MAFKGAEPIPEETTSNSLLTNTRCCFCFPCFSSRRSSTVGLSFWERIQSSSQSHGYDPHQNQWWFKGIRALKKIREWSEIVAGPKWKTFIRRFNRTKSSGSGSGRRHGNFQYDPLSYSLNFDEGPGGQKGDFDELDDYGGFRDFSSRYASVSASGQPVDMDASESKDVVVMA; translated from the coding sequence ATGGCCTTTAAAGGGGCAGAGCCGATCCCAGAAGAAACGACGTCGAATTCTCTCTTAACAAACACGCGCTGCTGCTTCTGTTTTCCCTGTTTTTCTTCCCGACGATCCTCCACCGTCGGATTATCCTTCTGGGAACGAATCCAATCATCATCACAGTCACACGGCTATGATCCCCATCAAAATCAATGGTGGTTCAAGGGGATAAGAGCGTTGAAGAAGATCAGAGAGTGGTCAGAGATCGTTGCGGGTCCTAAATGGAAAACTTTCATTCGAAGATTCAATCGAACTAAAAGCAGTGGCAGTGGTAGCGGAAGGCGCCATGGGAACTTCCAGTATGATCCTTTAAGTTACTCGCTGAATTTCGATGAAGGCCCGGGAGGACAGAAGGGGGATTTCGATGAATTGGATGATTACGGTGGGTTTCGCGATTTCTCCTCCCGTTACGCCTCCGTGTCGGCCTCTGGCCAGCCGGTGGATATGGATGCCTCGGAGAGTAAAGACGTTGTGGTTATGGCTTGA